GACCCCAAAAAATACGCGCCGTTCGAAGTCGGCCTGCCGGTCGAAAAAATCATGAGCACGTTCCCGGCCATCGACACGGCCGTCGACAACATCAAAATTTGCGAAGGCATGGAACACATTGCCGGCGTGCTGGATCGGGCCACGCTGGTCCGCTCCGCCGTGCTGCCCGACTTGGGCCACATTTTGCATTCGCGTCATCAGTTTCATTGGCACACCGGTTACGTGCCGCCGCAAACGGTGGCCTCACCGCACATCGGCGCGTGGATTGCCAAAGTGCTGGGGCCCAAAAATCCTGCGGTGCCGGCGTTCATCGACATCGGCCAGCGGCTGGAAGGCATTGGCGAAAAAGAAGAGTTGAAAGCCTTCCACACGGCCGGCTTTTTGGGAACCGAGTTCGGCCCCTTCGCCTTGCCCTTTCCCGATCAAGCGGCCGATTCCGTCCGTCCCCCCAAGGGCATGACGCCGGAGCGCTTTCAAGCCCGCTATGCGAAATATCAAGAACTCGTCCAGCAAAGTCCGCTGGGCGAATTCGGCAGCGCGTATCAGCAGGAATCGATGCTGCGGTCGATGGAAAACGCCCACCGCCTGCTCAGCTCGTCCGACGCCAAAGCGTTCGATTTAACGCTGGAGCCGAAGGAGAGCTTCGATAAATACAACACCAGCCGTTTCGGCTTGGGTTGCCTGCTCGCGCGGCGGTTGACGGAAGCCGGGGCGCGGTTCATCGAAGTTACGACCGAATACGTGCCGTTCAAAAATTGGGATACCCACGAAAACGGCCACGCCACCACCGAGCAAATGAAAAAAGACGTCGACCGGCCGATCGCACAGTTGATTTTAGATTTAGAGCAGCGCGGCCTGCTGGACCGCACGCTGGTCGTTATGGCCAGCGAGTTCAGCCGCGACATGATGATTGAAGGCGTGCCCGGCAGCACCGCGCGCGACCAATCGCGGGCCAAAACCGACTTCCTGAAGATGCCCATTCATTATGGATTGCACCGGCACTTCACGGGCTCATCGAGCGTGGTGATGTGGGGCGGCGGCATGAAGCGCGGATTTTTGTATGGCGAAACCGCCGAAGAGCGCCCCTGCCTTGTGACCGACAAAGCGAAGGAAGTTTCGGTCAGCGACCTGCATGCCACTCTGCTCACCGCGATGGGCATTTCCCCCCGCACGGCTTTCGAAATCGAAAAACGCCCGTTCTACGTGACCAAAGACGGCAAAGGCGAGGCCGTGAAAGAGCTGTTTGCCAGCGCGCCGGCGTAGAAATTTTTCACCGCGGAGAGGCAGCAGATTGATTAGGAAGGCAGGAAGTTAGGAATCCAGGAACGGTCAATCGGTAACAAAAAAGTTCCTGCCTTCTTGGTTTCCTTATAAATTTTTTCTTCTCTGCGTCTCCGCGTCTCTGCGGTTCAATCTGATTTGCTATTTCTTCAAGTGGCCCTCTGCTTCAGCAAATCGCGGATTTCGGCCAACAATTCCTGATCTTTGGTCGGCGGTGGCGGTGCGGCGGCGGCTTGTTCTTTGGAGCGCGTGATCCAGCTCATCAGCTTCTTCAGAAAAATGAACACCACGAAGGCGACAATGATGAAATTCAGCAAGTCGGCCAAAAACCTACCGTAGTGAATCGCCTTCTCGACGGGTTTCCCGTCGACCATTTGCGTCGATAAAATCCACTTCAAATCTTCATAACTCGTAGCGTTAGGAATCGCCAGGGATACCACCGGCATGATAATGTTGTCAACCAGCGATTTCACAATGGTCCCAAACGCCGCCCCAATAATCACGCCAATCGCCAGATCGATCATGCTCCCTTTGAACGCGAAGGCTTTGAACTCTTCCAACAACCCGCCCACTTTTTTGGCCGGTTCAAACGATTCGAGTTTGTTTACAAGTGCCATAACCATGAGCCTTTGCACAACAGATGGTTTAGAATTCAAGCCGCAAATGAACGCGAAAGAACGCAAATATAAACGAAAGGTAATTTAAAAAACATTCGATGCCAAACGTGATTTTTGGTCCACGTGTTTCCGAATTCGCGTTCATCTGCGTTCATTCGCGGCCAATTCTGCCGGCTCTTGTCGAGTTCACTTCGCCGGTGTGTAAAACTTCACGCACACCGGATTGGCCACTTCCACCTGGTCGCCCGTCGGCTCTAGTTTGCCGGTGGCCGGGTCGATGTGGAAGATGCAAATGTTTTTGCTGTTTTGGTGGGCCGCCACCAGCCATGTGCCCGTGGGGTCGATGGCGAAATTCCGCGGGGTTTTTCCGCCGCTAGGCACTTCGCCCAGTGACGTTAGCTTGCCCGTGGCCGGGTCGACGGCAAACATGGCGATGGTGTCGTGCCCGCGGTTGGAGCCGTACAGGTATTTGCCGTCGGGCGTCAGTTGCACTTCGGCCGTGGTGTTGCCGGGCATAACCATACCGTCGGGCAGCGTGCTAATGGTTTGAATTTCGGAAAGCGTGCCTTTGGCGGCGTCCCAATTAAAGGCTGTGATGGTGGACCCCATCTCGTTAATCACGTAGGCGATTTTGCCATTTGGATGAAACGTGAAATGCCGCGGCCCGGCTCCGGGCGCAACCGACACGGTGGGCGGATCGTTCGGCGTGAGCGAGCCGTCGGTCCCCAGACGATACACGAAAATTTTATCGAGCCCCAAATCGCACACGATGGCAAACTGATTCGTGGGATCCATGTTTGCCGAGTGCGCGTGCGGCCCTTCTTGCCGCTTCGGATTCGGCCCGGAACCTGCGTGCTGATCGAAAGCGCTGGCCGGGCTGAGCGAACCGTCGGCATCGATCGGCAGCACCGCCACGCTTCCGCTGTTGTAATTCGTCGTCAGCGCGAACTTGCCCGCGTGATCGACCGACACATGGCACGGCCCCTGCCCGCGCGACGACTGTTGATTCAAGAGCCTTAGCTTCCCCGTGGCCGGATCGATGGCAAACGCGTTGATCGCTCCCGCCTTTTTACCGTCGTCGCCCGACACTTCGCTCACCGAGTACAAAAACTTGCCCGACGGATGCAGCGCCACAAACGACGGATTCACCGCCTCGCCGGCCAGTTCCGGTTTCGTCGGTTTGCCAGTCGCCAGGTCAAGATCGAATTGATAAATGCCGTCGCTCCCGTGGCCGGTGTATGTGCCCACGTATACCCGCACCGTGCCGGTGGGCGCGGCAATGGTCGCAGCCAGCGCTGGCTTGGCCTGCGAACTCATGCCGCAGACGACAAACAAAATGACAGACGCCAGAGAAACGTGGGGGAATACATAACGAGTTTTGCGCATGGAATGTGAACGGCCTCCCGATGTGTGCGTGGTACTGCGGTGTGCCCGTGTCCATGGGCCGATTTCCGTTGAACCGTGAAAACCATTTGAACCTCCGGCCGGGCCAAACTCAAGTTGCCCGACACTGGATTCTGGAAGCCCGCTTGGCCGGCGGCTGGGGGTCGAAAACGAGGGCCGCGGCCACGGTGAAAGCAAGCGGAGGGAGCCCCTATTCCCTGGGTTTCCGGCCAAAATCCCGGTTTTTTTCCAGGGTCTGTAACAAACCCGGCGGCTCTACGCTGTACATGGGTAGAAAGGAAGGTGGATCATGCCAGATGGAACCCGAAATCGCCGCTTTTCAACGAACGCCGCCAAACGTCAGTGGTACGCCAAACATCGCTCCATCCGCTTCTCTCGCCGGTTTGGCTTGGCCATTCGGTAGACAGCATGCAGCGGACGCCAGCAGAAAACCTAGACGCCGTTTTCACGAATGGTCAATAACTCGTGCCCGACTCTGCTCGGAAGTATCCCCTGGCTGCAAGCTGCTAGCCGCCAGCAGCAGGTGCGAATCAAAAACACGTCGCCGCGAATTCATTTCGATCACACTCTCCCCCCCCAGCTGCTAGCGGTTCCATCAGCCGTCATTCTTCACTTAATCGATTCGATCGGCCCAAATCCCCAAATTGGTTGCCGTTCCGAAGACCGGATTGAAAAAAATTCTTCAAGATTGGTCACGGCATTTGATGTGCATTCCTTGCCTTCGGAGTGTTCCAGTGACATACTTTCTTAAGCGGTACGCCGTGCAATTTCGCTCTTCTTTTTGCAGTCGATTCAGTTTGCAGTTGGTGCTGTAAACACCTGCAATACACATTTCGATCAACAGATTATGTTTAGGAGGTTCCGATGAAACGAGTTTTATCTGCCTTGCTTGCGGTAGCGGTTATGGGTGTCGCAACGGCCGCGCAGGCGCAATGCGGCTGCAGTGCGCCGGCAGTCGCTGCGCCGGTGACGACCACGTATTATGCGCCGAGCGTTGTGCCCAGCACTTCGGCCTCGGTTGTGACCGGCTCGCCGATGCCGAGCACGGTGACCTCGTATTATCCGACGACGGCCGTGTCCGAACCGGTGGTCACCACCGCCTATTACGCGCCGGCTCCGGTCACCACGTACTACGCACCGGCGCCCGTTACCACGTATTACGCTCCGGCTCCGGTCACCTCGTATTACGCCCCCGCTCCGGTAACCGCGTATTATGCCCCGACTTACTACGCTCCGGCCTACTACGGCGGTCCTGTGTATTACCGCGGGTTGTTTGGCCGCGTGCGAGTCGCCTACTAAAGCAAATCGTGCGCGGAATCATCCGCGTGTAGCGTTCTCTTATGTAACAAACGCAAACGAGGCCCTGGCGAAAACCAGGGCCTCGTTTTATTTTGGTGGGGCACACGGCCGTGGATTAAGTGACTTCTTATTCTGGAATTGCTTTGCCTTCAGGTCCCCAACGCCGAAGCATCAAACTCTTACTTCCTGAACCACGAACCCTGAATCATGTCACGCTTTCTCGTCGCCATCACCGATTTCATCACGGGCTCGCTCGCGCCCGAAGAAAAAATCCTGGGCGATATTGCCGACATCGTCGCCCTTAACGGATTTCACGAGAACGAAATTGTCGACCGCCTGGAAAACGCCGACGCCATGATGGTCTGGCACAATCTCTCGATCACGCGCCCGACTTTGGAGCGATTGAAACACTGCAAATTGATCGTCCGCTGCGGCGTCGGCATCGACAACGTGGACTACAAGTTCGCTCGCACCCGCGGCATTACCATGTGCAACGTGCCTGACTACGGCACCGAAGACGTGGCCGACAGCGCCATCGGCATGGCCCTATCGCTCACCCGGGGCATTCATCGCCAAAACTCTCAATTGCGTGCCGGCTTAGGCGAGTGGCTCTACACCCAGGCGGCGCCCCTGCAACGGCTCCGCGGAAAAGTGTTCGCGATTGTCGGCTTTGGCCGCATTGGCACCGCCGTGGCCCTGCGGGCCAAAGCCTTGGGTATGGACGTGGTGTTTTACGATCCGTTTTTGCCCGACGGCAACGATAAATCGATCGGCGTGCGCCGGGCCGAAACGCTGGAGGAACTGTTGCGGCAAGCGTACATCGTCAGCTTGCACTGCCCGCTGAACGACGAATCGCGGCATTGCATCAACGCCCAATCGCTGGCGTGGTTGCCGCAGGGTTCATATTTGGTGAACACTTCGCGCGGGGCGGTGGTCGATACGTCGGCCATTCCCTCCGCCATCGCCAGCGGACATTTGGCCGGTGCGGCGCTGGATGTGTTGCCGCAGGAGCCCCCCGCCGAAGATGATCCCGTCATCCGCGCCTGGCGCGATCCTAAGCATCCGGCCCATCATCGGCTGATCGTGAATCCGCACGCGGCCTTTTATACCGAGCAGGGTTTTAACGACATGCGCACCAAAGGCGCCGCGGCCATTCGCCTGGCCCTGACCGGCCAGCGCCTGCGAAACGTGGTGAATTGAGGGGGATTACCCAGATAAAGCCGCGACCGTTGGTCGCGCTGCAGCGCCACACGACGCCGTTAACCGCTTGCGGTTTAGCAATACATGGAAAATCTCACTCCCAACTCTTGACGACATTTGTAGACTTTGCTACCATGCGTCTACATAAGTAGTCACTCGGCGAAAATCCTCGCGATTTCATCATTCGTCATTATCTGGAGCACACCATGCCTCGGATGCCCGGCAAACTTGGTCACGCGGAATTGGAAATTCTGCAAATTGTGCAAGAACATCAGCCCGTCACGGTTGGCGATGTCGCCCGGCAGGTGGCGGCCGACACCGGCAAAGCCCGCACCACCGTGGCCACCATGGTGGGCCGGCTGCTACGCAAAGGCTTTCTCACCCGCAAAAAAGTGGACGGCAAATTTCATTATTCGGCCCGACTCAGTAAAACCGAACTCGATCGCGGCCTCGTGCAGCGATTTGTGCAGCGCACGCTGGGAGGCTCGCTGTCGCCGTTTGTGGCGTACTTGGTGGAAAAGCCAGACGATCTCACAGCGGCCGAAGTGAAACGATTGAAGCAATTGCTCCGCGAACTGCGGTCCATTCCCTCTCACGCCGCTCAGGAGAAATCCGCATGAACTCCTGGATTGAATCGCTGAATGCCTCCGCCGCCGCTTGGGCACCGTGGCTGTGGCGAATTTGCTGGCAAGGCGCGCTGGTGATTGCCGTCGCCTGGCTCATCACGCTCCTGTTGCGAAACCGTTCGGCCCGCTTGCGTTCCTGGATTTGGCGCTTGGCGTATGTGAAGCTACTGGTGCTGCTGGTGTGGACGAACCCTGTGAATTTGCCTCTGTTGCCGGCGGCTGGCAGTGGTCAGGGGCCAGTGGTCAGTGATCAGCAGCATCAGGTCGCGACTGATGATGATCCATCGTCACATAAAGCCGCGACCGATGGTCGCGCCGCACTGCCAATCGACGTCGCCAACCGCTTGCAGCTTAACGATGAACCGTCGTCTAGCCGCAATTTGTCGTCGACGGCCACTGCTGTAATTGCCACCAACACTGTCCAACCCACCATTCCCGCCGCGCGATTAACCCTCTCGTCATGTCTCTTGCTCGCTTGGCTTTTGGGCCTGGCATTGATTGTCGGCCGGTTGGCCTGGGAAACCTGGCTCGTTCTGCGGCTGCGCCGATCGGCTCGTACAGTGCATTCACCGCAATTGGAAGCACTCCTCGACCAAGTTCGCCAGCAATTGAGTTTGCGCTGCACGGTGCAGCTCGCCGAAAGCGCCTTCGCCCAAGGGCCACTACTCGTGAAATTTTTCAAGCCCTGCGTCATTTTCCCCTCGGGCATGCTGAAAACTTCTCCCTCTCCCTTGACGGGAGAGGGTCGGGGTGAAGGTGATGAACCCGCTGTGGAACCTCTTACCCTCGACGAAATCCGCCTCATCCTCGCCCACGAACTAGCTCATCTCAAACGACACGACCTCGCCTGGAACGCGCTGGCCGCCATTTCGCACGTGCTCCTCTATTTTCATCCGGCCGTGTGGCTAGCCAGTCGCCGCTCGCGGCAGGAACAGGAATTATCCTGCGACGAGCTGGTCGTGCTGCAAATGCAAGTTGCCGCCATCGATTATGGCCTGACCCTTATCAAAATCGTTCAGCAAATCCGACCCACGTTCCGCACCGGTTTGGTGGCCGTGGGCATGTCCGGCTCGTTCAAAACTCTTTCACGGAGAATCGAGGCCATGAAACACATCGAAATATTTTCCCGTCGCCAAATGCTGCTGGCCAGTTTCATCATGGCCACGCTCGGTGTAATTGCAATAGTCCCTTGGCGGCTTACCCAAGCCGATCCCGGCGCGCCGGGATCGTCGTCAACCAGTGATGCATCCCCTCATAAAGCCGCGACCGCTGGTCGCGCTGAAGTGCTACAGGACACTGCCAACCGCCTGCGGCTTAGCGACTGGTCGCAAGCCACACCTGCGGGCAAGTCGCCCGCCGAGCCGTCGTCCGGCGCGCCCGAATCAGCCGGCATGGCTGACCCGTTCTCCGGCGGCCCCGGCGGCGGCGCGCCCGGAGCGGTTGGAGCGGCCGGAATGGCTCCCAACCCGCCAAATGCGCTATCCGAGGAAGCATTGGCGAAAATCAAGAATCAGCTTGTCGGCCGCTGGCGAAATACCGCCGGCAAAGAGCTTGAATTTCTCAAGGACGGAGGCTTTGAAGATTTGGGCGCGAAAGTACGCATTTTCGAGGTCAGCGACTCTCAAAACGGCCAACGGCATTGGGTCACCAAGTATCATCGTGGCCGGGGCCATTGGACCATCGGCCCCGACGGCTCGCTGCAAATCATTTACGACGAGCAAAATGTCTGGAACGCCGATTTTGGGCTGAGCAATGTCCAGGGCTTGGAAACACCGTCAACGTACATTTACGAAATTGTCCGCCTCGATGACTCGTTCCTTCGCCTCAGAAATAATCAAAGCAAGGATACTCTGTTTTTCCATCGTGTCGACGAGAAATCGGAAGCAGAGCAGCTAGCCGATGTGCCGGCGGAATTACGCCCACTGTTGGCCGTGGCCCAATTCACTCCCGACGAAGCCAAGCAATTGTTGTCACTGTTCGAGGCCCAGCAAATCGATCCCGCCGCGCTGAAGACCATTGGCCGGGTGCTGCAGGCCTATCGTCACCAAATCGATCTCAAAGATCTTTTCGGCATGACCCCCGACGAAGCGAACGCATTCAAAGAATTGTTAAGCGAGTCGAACTACCGACTCGACGCGCACGACCTGTTCAAGCTGGCCGATGCCGGGCAGCTTTCGCCTGTGGAACAAAGCGGCATTGCCAAACTGAAAGCCGTCGACGCCGCCTTCGACGCGATGGTCGATCCGAATAAACTAGGTTTTGACATACCACTCGGAAACGCGCTCATGGAATTACAATTCCTACGAGGCCGACTCGATCGCGCCGGCGGTGTCCGAAGAACAATGGGCCGAAACCCTGAGTTAACCGACTCCCAGCGAGCCGCTTTGATCAAACTGCTAAAAACCGTGGAAGAATTGGACGAATGGCTGCAATATGCCGTGTTCCAAGCACAGTAACCCGCCGCCGCTGCCTGGCCTCTAAAACTTGACACGCAGTGGCGGAGCTAAATTTGAAAGAATGGCGCCGAGGACTCGGCCGCCGAGAGCCTCTGGGTCGAATGACGGCCTCGACCCCGGCCTCCTTGAGGTGTTGCTAGCAAAGTGCATTACTACCCGAGAAAAGCCGCTTATCGCCATCGGCCCTGTGGCAGTGTAAATTAGATGGATGAGAGTGCCTTGTCGAAATCTGTTTTTCCCGCGGTGGGTCCATGGCTGGCCGGCGGCGTTGATCGTTGGCTGCCTGTACTATTTGCACAGCTCGCCGGGGGCGGCGGCGGTGGCCATTATTAGCAATCGCACGACGGAGGAAATTAAATTTTCTGTCGTGTCGGCCGGCGGCGAGACGGAGCGTGCCCACTCCACTGCCCAGCCCGCGCAGTACAAACTTGCCTCGGGCGAATTAATCCCGGTGCCCCTGGCGCGCGGCGTCGGCGCCAAATTGGTATCCAACGGCATCGACTGCCCGATTCAGGCCGATGCCGCCTATTATTTTGCCGAATTGCCTTCCGGTAAAATCGATTTGGATCAGATCGGCATCGGCGACATGCCCCAGGCCGATCCCAGGGCCGATTTGCCGATTCTTCGACCTAATCAATCGCCGGAAGCGGAAGAAGCCGCCCGCACTATCACCGTCAAAATTTTTGTCGACGAAAAAGAACCGTCCAAGCCGGAGGTTTGGCAGCGGCGATTGCGAGACCGGGTGGCCGCCGCCTCCGACATTTTGGAGCGCACCTGCGGCATGCGGCTCAAAGTAATCGCCGCCGGCACCTGGGACAGCGACAGCAACATCACCAAATTCGAAGAGGCGGTCGATGAGTTCAATCGCAAGGCAGATCCGGACGAGGCCCGTGTGGCGATCGGCTTCACCAGCCAGTTTCAAATCACCCGGGGCCGCACGCATTTGGGCGGCACGCAAGGACCGCTGAACCGACACATTCTATTGCGTGAATGGTCGCAATACGTGACCGAGCCGGAGCGGTTGGAACTGCTGGTACACGAGCTGGGGCACTTTTTGGGGGCCGTGCATAGTCCGGAACCCGACAGCGTGATGCGGCCGATTTTGGGCGACAAGCAAGCCCGGGCTCGAAAATTTCAAATTCATTTCGATCCGCTCAATGCGTTGGCGATGAATTTAGTGGCCGAACAGTGGCAACAGCATCCGCCGCTGCACAGTTACGGCGAATTATCGCCGCAAACCCAAGCTCGACTGAGCGTCATTTATTCCGCCATTGCCGAGGCGCTTCCCACCGACCCTGCGGCGGCGCAGTATTTGCGCATTTTGGGCCGCACGGTGGGACCGCCGATCACGATCGGCTCGCAGTGAAAGATTTTACCACGCAGACGCACAGAGAAGGCAAATGTTTTATAAGGAGTCCAGGAAGACAGGAATTAGACAACAGTGCGCATTACTGATTTTTTTGGACTAGTATGATAATTCCTGCTTTCTTGGCTTCCTTATAAATTTCTTCGTTCTTCTCTGTGTCTCCGCGTCTCCGCGGTTCAGAATGAATTACTCCAACTTTTCGTTGCGAATTTTTTCAGCGGCCTCGGCCCGGTAGCGGCGGAGTTTTTCCCGCAGTTCCGGCTGCTTGCCGGCCAGAATCGCCACTGCCAAGAGGGCGGCATTCGTCGCTCCAGCCTTGCCAATGGCCAGCGTACCCACAGGAATTCCGGCGGGCATTTGCACGGTGGACAGCAGCGAATCAAGCCCTTTCAGCGCCGCGCTTTCCATCGGCACGCCCAATACCGGCAGCAACGTGTGGGCAGCGGTCACGCCGGCCAGGTGCGCTGCGCCGCCTGCGGCAGCAATCAGCACTTCCACACCGTTCGCTTCGGCGTGGGACACGTAGTCGCTGACCAGATCGGGCGTGCGATGAGCCGACATCACGCGGCTTTCGTGCGGCACGCCGAGCCGGGTGAGCGTTTCGGAAGCGGCGCGCATCACCTCCCAATCCGATTTGCTCCCCATGATAATGCCCACCAGCGGTTTTTCCGAAGTGCCCATGTTTCGCGTCCGTCGGATAGTAATTGCTCAGGGAAGAGTGCAGAATGCAAAGGGCCGCCGAATGAGCGCGGTCCTGCATCGTTTCCTAGTTTCAGCGATTGCCGGAAAATGTTCAATCCCCGGAAAACCACGGTGCACCGAGTCTCGGCAGAGCAGCCCGAAGCGGCCATCATTGCCGAAGCGGCGGCAGTGTTGCAGCGTGGCGGGTTAGTGGCCTTTCCAACGGAAACCGTTTACGGATTGGGAGCCAGCGCCCTGGATGCAAATGCCGTCGAACAAATTTTTGCGGCGAAGGGCCGGCCGCCGAATAATCCCGTCATTGTGCATGTGGCCGATGCGACGGCAGCAGAACGATTAACGAGCAAATGGTCCGATGTCGCGGCCCGATTGGCTGCACGGTTTTGGCCCGGTCCGTTGACGCTGGTTCTTCCCAAACGGCCCGAAGTGCCCGATATGGTCACGGCTGGCGGGCCAACCGTGGGATTGCGTGTGCCGGCACATCCGGTGGCGCTGGCGCTGCTCAAAGCGGCGGATATTCCGATCGCCGCCCCCAGCGCCAACCGCTCGACGCGCATTTCTCCCACCACAGCGGTACATGTATTACAGGGATTAGATGGCCGGGTGGATTTGATCCTGGATGGCGGGCCAACGCCTCGCGGCTTGGAATCGACCGTGCTGGATCTAACCGTCGATCCGCCCCGAGTGTTGCGGCCGGGCTTGGTGACGTTAGAACAGTTGCGGACAGTCATCGGCGAAGCGGCGATTGGAGATCGCTCCACTGCATGCCGACAACCGTCAGTGCTCTCGCCGACCGAGCCGTTGCGGTCGCCGGGAATGCTGGCGCGGCATTATGCACCGCGGGCCAAAGTGGTGTGTGTCGAAGCGGGAAATGAATCGGTCATTAGCAAATTGCTCGCGGAAAGCAATGGCGTGGGTTGGTTGCGGTTGGAACAACTGCCAGCAACACAAATCAGTGGTGTGGGCCGGATCAAAGCCGTGATCGACATGCCGCGCGATCCGGCCGGTTATGCCGCCCGGTTGTATGCCGCGCTGCATGAATTGGATGACGCGGGAGTAGAGTACATCGTGGTTGATTTACCGCCGACGGACGATACGTGGCTGGCGATTCACGATCGCTTGCGCCGAGCCGCACAAACAGAATGACCGTCGGTCGCGTTTCAACGATTAACTTTGAGGGTGGAGGACAGCATGCGTGCATTACTCACCGGCGCCACGGGGTTCATCGGGCAGCATTTGCTGAAGCGGTTGGATCGTCCCGTGGTGTTAAGCCGCAATGCCGACAAGGCGCGGCAAGCGCTGGCGAAGTTCAACGTGCAGACGTATTCGTGGAATCCGTTGGCGGGGCCGCCTCCGCTGGAGGCGTTTGAAGGAGTCGATGCGGTGTTTCATTTGGCGGGCGAATCGGTGGCCAGCGGGCGCTGGACCGCAGAGAAAAAAAGGCTGATTCGAGAAAGCCGTGAATTGGGAACGCGCCACTTCGTGCAAACGCTGCAGCAATTGAAGAACCGGCCGCGGGTGTTGGTTTCGGCCTCGGCCACGGGTTGGTATGGCGATCGGGGGGACGAAGTATTGGAGGAATCGGCTCCGCCGGCCGACGATTTTCTTGGGGAAGTGTGCGTCGCCTGGGAGCGCGAGGCCCAGAAGGCGACAGAGTTGGGCGTGCGCGTGGCTTGCATTCGCACCGGCATTGCCTTGGGGTTGGACGGAGGCGCGCTGAAGCAATTGCTGCCGCCGTTTCGTTTCGGGTTGGGGGGCCCGTTGGGCAGCGGCAAACAATGGATGCCCTGGATTCACGTGGGCGATTTGGCGGCCTTGTTCCTGCACGCGGCGGAACGGTCCGCCGTTACAGGCCCGATCAATGCCGCGGCGCCCAACGCAGTGACTAACAAGCAGTTCACCAAAGCGCTGGGGGCGGCTGTGCATCGACCGGCGATTTTGCCTGTCCCTTATTACGCGCTGCGGCTGGCGCTGGGCGAATTCGCGCAAGTGCTTTTCGATTCCCAGCGAGTGATTCCCCGTGCCGCGCAGGCCAGCGGATTCCAGTTTAGCTACCCGGAAATCGGTCCCGCACTCGATGCAATTGTTTCCGTCGCTTGAGAAATTAATTCTCTTGCTTCTTCAGCAAACCGCGGGTTTTCAACCAATCTGCCAGGCGGTCTTTCCACGTGCTTAACACCGGATCGTTGGGAGCCAGGCCCACGCCATGCGCGCCTTGCTGGTAAATATGCAGCTCTGCGGGCACTTTGGCCTTGCGCAGGGCCAAGTAAAACTGCACGCTGTTTTCGGCCGGAACGGCGGTGTCGGCATTGGTGCAAAACAAGAAGGTCGGCGGTGTGTCGCTGGTGACTTGCGTTTCGTTGGAAAGATTTTGCACCAGGTCTGGATCGGGGTTGTCGCCCAGCAGGCTCTTTTTCGAACTGGCGTGCGTGTAGTCCGATTTCATGGTGATTACGGCGTAGCACAGCACCAAAAAATCGGGCCGGCAACCGGCGCGCTCAACGGGGTCTTCGGCCTGTGGATTGCCGCTGTCGAAATGAGTGCCGACGGTGGACGCCAAGTGGCCGCCGGCGGAAAATCCCATGATGCCGATCCGCGCCGGGTCAATCTTCCACGTGGC
The Pirellulales bacterium DNA segment above includes these coding regions:
- a CDS encoding alpha/beta hydrolase — protein: MILHDHCFCLTIIVVLFAAVLSSAISSSAAEPTTFLLWPQGAPDAKGDQDSDKPNLTVYTPPDDQANGTAIIVCPGGGYGHLSLDKEGKAVAQWLNTLGVTAFVLDYRHAGKGYHHPAPMEDGQRAVRLVRTNAATWKIDPARIGIMGFSAGGHLASTVGTHFDSGNPQAEDPVERAGCRPDFLVLCYAVITMKSDYTHASSKKSLLGDNPDPDLVQNLSNETQVTSDTPPTFLFCTNADTAVPAENSVQFYLALRKAKVPAELHIYQQGAHGVGLAPNDPVLSTWKDRLADWLKTRGLLKKQEN